A region from the Saccharomonospora azurea NA-128 genome encodes:
- a CDS encoding DeoR/GlpR family DNA-binding transcription regulator yields MSSETSGTTRSRQARQQRIADFVIDHGTAALSELAELTGVSHMTVHRDIDDLVRRGVLRKFRGGVSALPSTVFESNAEYRLGAHVEAKAAIARRAATLVEPGMSIMLDDSTTALALAKLLPEHAPLTVATNYLRTVDVLKDVDDIRLICIGGDYSRTHDSFLGMPCLEMVERITVDAAFVSTSAMNASMTFHQEPEVVLVKRAMLASAETKLLLMDSSKMPRPALHRLAPVADYDRLIVDSGVEQSLVKELQERIMVDVAPL; encoded by the coding sequence ATGAGCAGTGAGACGTCCGGGACCACGCGCAGTCGGCAGGCTCGACAGCAACGCATCGCCGACTTCGTCATCGACCACGGAACAGCGGCGCTCTCCGAGCTCGCCGAGCTGACCGGTGTCAGTCACATGACCGTCCACCGGGACATCGACGACCTGGTCCGGCGCGGCGTGCTCCGGAAGTTCCGCGGTGGAGTGTCGGCCCTGCCGTCCACTGTGTTCGAGAGCAACGCGGAATACCGGCTGGGAGCGCACGTCGAGGCCAAGGCGGCCATCGCGCGCCGGGCGGCGACGCTCGTGGAGCCCGGCATGTCGATCATGCTCGACGACTCCACGACCGCGTTGGCGCTGGCCAAACTCCTGCCCGAGCACGCGCCGTTGACGGTGGCCACCAACTACCTCCGCACCGTCGACGTGCTGAAGGACGTCGACGACATCAGGCTCATCTGCATCGGCGGCGACTACTCGCGCACGCACGACTCGTTCCTCGGCATGCCCTGCCTGGAGATGGTCGAGCGCATCACCGTCGACGCCGCTTTCGTGTCGACGTCGGCGATGAACGCGTCCATGACGTTCCACCAGGAGCCCGAGGTGGTGCTGGTCAAGCGCGCGATGCTCGCGTCGGCCGAGACCAAGCTGTTGCTCATGGATTCGAGCAAGATGCCGCGCCCCGCGCTGCACCGGTTGGCACCCGTGGCGGACTACGACCGGTTGATCGTGGATTCCGGTGTCGAGCAGTCGCTGGTCAAGGAGCTGCAGGAGCGGATCATGGTCGACGTGGCGCCACTGTGA
- a CDS encoding HAD family hydrolase, which yields MVLAAVVFDMDGVLVDSEHLWEENWVAYAARYGVEWTAEDTSTVQGMSAPEWAAYLAERSGSPESPEQVERAVVDGMIGAIADGRAPLLPGADAMVTDVSARVPIALASSAPRTVIDAVLATYGLTEEFTATVSSAEVPRGKPSPDVYLEAASRLGRKGEECLGVEDSSNGIRAAAAAGLTVVALPNKTYPPKPDALELAGAVADSNDAVRRILLDRLADGARNEPVGRTV from the coding sequence ATGGTGCTCGCCGCGGTGGTGTTCGACATGGACGGTGTCCTGGTCGACAGCGAACACCTGTGGGAAGAGAACTGGGTCGCCTACGCGGCGAGGTACGGCGTCGAGTGGACGGCGGAGGACACCTCCACGGTGCAGGGCATGAGCGCCCCCGAGTGGGCGGCCTACCTCGCCGAGCGCAGCGGCTCCCCCGAGAGCCCCGAGCAGGTCGAACGCGCCGTCGTCGACGGCATGATCGGGGCGATCGCCGACGGCCGCGCCCCGCTTCTGCCGGGTGCCGACGCGATGGTCACCGACGTCAGCGCGAGGGTGCCGATCGCACTGGCGTCGTCCGCGCCGCGCACCGTCATCGACGCCGTGCTCGCGACCTACGGGCTGACCGAGGAGTTCACCGCCACGGTGTCCAGCGCGGAGGTGCCCCGGGGCAAGCCGAGCCCCGACGTCTACCTCGAAGCCGCCTCGCGACTGGGTCGCAAGGGCGAGGAATGCCTGGGGGTCGAGGACTCCAGCAACGGCATCCGCGCGGCCGCGGCGGCGGGCCTCACCGTCGTCGCGCTGCCCAACAAGACCTATCCGCCGAAGCCCGACGCGCTGGAACTCGCCGGCGCGGTGGCCGACAGCAACGACGCTGTGCGCCGCATCCTGCTCGACCGGCTCGCGGACGGCGCACGGAACGAGCCTGTGGGGAGGACGGTGTGA
- a CDS encoding dihydroxyacetone kinase family protein: protein MTHGKARTLGRAEVFKRDWLDGFAGAYGRTVRKVPDAYGVVAAHAPERGKVAVVIGGGCGHYPAFAGLVGRGLATGAVVGDVFTSPSAEQVYRTARAAEGGAGVLFSYGNYQGDVLHFGLAARRLAAEGIDSRTVLVTDDVASGPADEPERRRGVAGDFMVFKVAGAAAERGDDLDTVHALATRANDRTRTFGVAFDGCTLPGATEPLFTVNPGEMELGLGIHGEPGVRTVPRLDAVGVADELVNGLLPELPKGGDGRVAVLLNGLGTTKYEDMFVLYKRVHERLAAEGLNPLHTEVGEFVTSLDMAGVSLTVLALDDDLAPLYAAPCDTPAYRSTGARLEPVAPVATVDESLARPEPTQTAGVVDRLLTAAMVRIEDNEAELGRLDAVAADGDHGLGMTRGMRAAVAAARRAESSGADLSAALLAAGTAFADAAGGASGALYGVLLAETGAGLADGVTPTTVADAVDRAVRAFVELGKAELGDKTMLDAIEPFRTVLREQAATGTDVTEAWNAAAKRATQAAADTADLLPTKGRAARLAQRSKGYADPGATSFALLVSAIGDELAKEQ from the coding sequence GTGACGCACGGGAAGGCACGCACGCTCGGCCGCGCCGAGGTGTTCAAACGGGACTGGCTCGACGGCTTCGCCGGCGCCTACGGGCGGACGGTGCGCAAGGTGCCGGACGCCTACGGCGTGGTCGCGGCCCACGCACCGGAGCGGGGCAAGGTCGCGGTCGTCATCGGCGGAGGTTGCGGACACTACCCGGCGTTCGCGGGCCTCGTGGGACGTGGACTGGCCACGGGCGCTGTCGTGGGCGACGTGTTCACGAGCCCCAGCGCCGAACAGGTCTACCGCACCGCCCGCGCCGCCGAGGGTGGCGCCGGTGTGCTGTTCTCCTACGGCAACTACCAGGGCGACGTGCTCCACTTCGGACTCGCGGCGCGGAGGCTGGCCGCCGAGGGGATCGACTCGCGCACGGTGCTGGTGACCGACGACGTGGCGAGCGGCCCCGCCGACGAACCGGAACGGCGCCGGGGTGTGGCCGGTGACTTCATGGTGTTCAAGGTGGCCGGTGCGGCCGCCGAGCGCGGCGACGACCTCGACACGGTGCACGCGCTCGCGACGCGGGCCAACGACCGCACCCGCACGTTCGGCGTGGCGTTCGACGGCTGCACCCTGCCCGGTGCCACGGAACCGCTGTTCACCGTCAACCCGGGTGAGATGGAGCTCGGGCTCGGCATCCACGGCGAACCCGGTGTGCGCACCGTGCCGCGCCTCGACGCCGTGGGCGTGGCCGACGAACTGGTGAACGGCCTGCTGCCCGAACTGCCGAAGGGCGGTGACGGCCGCGTCGCGGTGCTGCTCAACGGACTCGGCACCACCAAGTACGAGGACATGTTCGTCCTCTACAAGCGCGTGCACGAGCGGCTCGCCGCGGAGGGACTGAACCCCCTGCACACCGAGGTCGGCGAGTTCGTCACCTCGCTCGACATGGCCGGCGTGTCGCTCACCGTGCTCGCGTTGGACGACGACCTCGCGCCACTCTACGCCGCGCCGTGCGACACCCCCGCCTACCGCAGCACCGGGGCTCGGCTGGAGCCGGTCGCTCCCGTGGCGACGGTCGACGAATCCCTGGCGCGACCCGAGCCCACGCAGACCGCGGGCGTGGTCGACCGCCTGCTCACGGCCGCGATGGTGCGCATCGAGGACAACGAAGCCGAGCTGGGCAGGCTCGACGCCGTGGCGGCCGACGGCGACCACGGACTCGGGATGACCCGGGGCATGCGGGCCGCGGTGGCGGCGGCCCGACGGGCCGAGTCGAGCGGTGCCGACCTCTCCGCCGCACTGCTGGCGGCGGGAACGGCGTTCGCCGACGCCGCGGGCGGCGCGTCCGGAGCGTTGTACGGCGTGTTGCTGGCCGAGACCGGCGCCGGACTGGCGGACGGGGTCACGCCCACCACGGTGGCCGACGCGGTCGACCGGGCGGTGCGGGCGTTCGTCGAGCTGGGCAAGGCCGAGCTCGGTGACAAGACGATGCTCGACGCGATCGAACCGTTCCGCACCGTGCTGCGGGAGCAGGCGGCGACGGGCACGGACGTGACGGAGGCGTGGAACGCGGCGGCGAAGCGGGCGACGCAAGCCGCCGCCGACACCGCGGACCTCCTGCCCACCAAGGGCCGGGCGGCCCGGTTGGCGCAGCGCAGCAAGGGTTACGCCGACCCGGGAGCGACGTCGTTCGCGCTCCTGGTGTCGGCCATCGGCGACGAGTTGGCGAAGGAGCAGTGA
- a CDS encoding ribose-5-phosphate isomerase, with the protein MRVVVAADNAGVALKNAVRDQLNSDERVTEVIDLGAESATDDTAYPHFGIAAAEKIAKGEADRAILVCGTGIGMAISANKVPGIRATVAHDSYSAERSIKSNNCQIITFGERVIGPELAKKITAEWVGHTFDPESASAAKVACITDYETQAAC; encoded by the coding sequence ATGCGTGTCGTGGTGGCGGCGGACAACGCCGGGGTCGCACTGAAGAACGCGGTGCGCGACCAGTTGAACTCGGACGAGCGCGTCACCGAGGTCATCGATCTCGGTGCGGAGAGCGCGACGGACGACACGGCCTATCCGCACTTCGGCATCGCCGCGGCCGAGAAGATCGCCAAGGGCGAGGCCGACAGGGCGATCCTCGTGTGCGGGACCGGCATCGGCATGGCCATCTCGGCCAACAAGGTGCCCGGAATCCGGGCTACAGTCGCACACGACTCCTACTCGGCCGAACGGTCGATCAAGTCCAACAACTGCCAGATCATCACCTTCGGCGAGCGGGTCATCGGTCCCGAACTCGCCAAGAAGATCACGGCGGAATGGGTCGGCCACACCTTCGACCCCGAGTCGGCCAGCGCGGCCAAGGTCGCTTGCATCACCGACTACGAAACCCAGGCTGCCTGCTGA